In Dromiciops gliroides isolate mDroGli1 chromosome 4, mDroGli1.pri, whole genome shotgun sequence, one DNA window encodes the following:
- the KLHL10 gene encoding kelch-like protein 10 produces MEMESTAASTRFHQPHMERKMSAMTCEIFNELRLEGKLCDVVIKVNGFEFNAHKNILCSCSSYFRALFTSGWNNTEKKVYNIPGISPDMMKLIIEYAYTRTVPITPDNVEKLLAAADQFNIMGIVRGCCEFLKSELCLDNCIGICKFTDYYYCPELRQKAYMFILHNFEEMVKVSAEFLELSVTELKDIIEKDELNVKQEDAVFEAILKWISHDPQNRKQHISVLLPKVRLALMHAEYFMNNVKMNDYVKDSEECKPVIINALKAMYDLNMNGPSNSDFTNPLTRPRLPYAILFAIGGWSGGSPTNAIEAYDARADRWVNVTCEEESPRAYHGAAYLKGYVYIIGGFDSVDYFNSVKRFDPVKKTWHQVAPMHSRRCYVSVTVLSNFIYAMGGFDGYVRLNTAERYEPETNQWTLIAPMHEQRSDASATTLYGKVYICGGFNGNECLFTAEVYNTESNQWTVIAPMRSRRSGIGVIAYGEHVYAVGGFDGANRLRSAEAYSPVANTWRTIPTMFNPRSNFGIEVVDDLLFVVGGFNGFTTTFNVECYDEKTDEWYDAHDMSIYRSALSCCVVPGLANVGEYAARRDNFTGLALRDEVKYSASTSTLPV; encoded by the exons ATGGAGATGGAGAGCACAGCGGCCTCCACGCGGTTCCACCAGCCTCACATGGAGAGGAAAATGAGCGCGATGACCTGCGAGATCTTCAACGAGCTTAGGCTAGAGGGCAAGCTCTGTGACGTGGTCATCAAGGTCAATGGCTTTGAGTTCAATGCCCACAAGAACATCCTCTGCAGCTGCAGTTCCTACTTTAG agctttGTTTACAAGTGGCTGGaacaacacagaaaagaaagtgtACAACATTCCTGGTATTTCTCCTGATATGATGAAGTTAATTATTGAATATGCCTACACCCGGACTGTCCCCATCACCCCAGACAATGTAGAGAAGCTGCTAGCTGCAGCGGATCAGTTCAATATCATGGGCATTGTCCGGGGTTGCTGTGAGTTCCTCAAATCAGAGTTGTGTTTGGATAACTGTATCGGCATCTGCAAATTCACAGACTACTACTACTGCCCAGAGTTAAGGCAAAAGGCATACATGTTCATTCTTCACAACTTTGAGGAGATGGTCAAGGTCTCCGCAGAGTTTTTAGAGCTCTCAGTCACTGAGCTTAAGGACATCATTGAGAAAGACGAGCTCAACGTCAAGCAGGAAGATGCTGTCTTTGAAGCAATTTTAAAGTGGATTTCCCATGACCCCCAAAATAGGAAGCAACATATTTCAGTTTTGCTACCCAAG gtTCGCCTGGCCCTGATGCATGCCGAGTATTTCATGAACAATGTTAAAATGAATGACTATGTGAAAGACAGTGAAGAGTGCAAGCCGGTCATCATTAATGCCCTAAAGGCCATGTATGACCTaaacatgaatggaccctccaACTCTGACTTCACCAACCCACTCACTCGGCCCCGTCTGCCCTATGCCATCTTGTTTGCAATTGGTGGCTGGAGCGGTGGGAGCCCCACCAATGCCATTGAAGCATATGATGCACGGGCAGACAGGTGGGTGAATGTCACTTGTGAGGAGGAGAGCCCCCGTGCCTACCATGGGGCAGCATACTTGAAAGGCTATGTTTATATCATTGGCGGGTTCGACAGCGTGGACTATTTCAACAGTGTCAAGCGATTTGACCCAGTCAAGAAAACTTGGCACCAAGTTGCCCCAATGCACTCAAGACGTTGCTATGTCAGTGTGACAGTCCTCAGCAACTTCATTTATGCCATGGGGGGATTTGATGGCTATGTGCGTCTCAACACGGCTGAGCGATATGAGCCAGAGACTAATCAATGGACCCTCATCGCCCCCATGCACGAACAGAGAAGTGATGCAAGTGCCACAACCCTGTATGGAAAG GTCTACATATGTGGTGGATTTAATGGAAATGAATGCCTGTTTACAGCAGAAGTATACAATACTGAGAGTAATCAGTGGACTGTCATAGCACCCATGAGAAGCAGAAGGAGCGGAATAGGAGTAATAGCTTATGGAGAACACGTATATGCG GTAGGCGGCTTTGATGGAGCTAATCGACTTAGGAGTGCAGAAGCCTACAGCCCTGTGGCCAACACATGGCGCACAATCCCCACCATGTTTAATCCTCGTAGCAATTTTGGCATCGAAGTGGTGGATGACCTCTTATTTGTGGTGGGGGGTTTCAATGGCTTCACCACTACATTTAATGTTGAGTGCTATGATGAAAAGACTGATGAATGGTATGATGCTCATGACATGAGTATATACCGCAGTGCTCTGAGCTGCTGTGTGGTACCAGGGCTAGCCAATGTCGGGGAATATGCAGCTAGACGGGACAACTTCACAGGATTAGCACTTCGAGATGAAGTAAAGTATTCTGCTTCGACAAGTACCCTACCTGTATGA